The segment GTTTGGCACCTCGATGTCGGCTCGTCACATCCTGGGGCTGGAGAAGGTCCCAAGGGTTAGGCTGTTCGCCTATTAAAGTGGCACGCGAGCTGGGTTCAGAACGTCGTGAGACAGTTCGGTCCCTATCTGTGATGGGCGTAGGAAGTTTGAGAGGATCTGACCTTAGTACGAGAGGACCGGGTTGGACTAACCGCTGGTGTACCAGTTGTGGCGTCAGCTGCACCGCTGGGTAGCTATGTTGGGACGGGATAAGCGCTGAAAGCATCTAAGCGCGAAACCCACCTCGAGATGAGACTTCCATTAAGGGACGTCAGAGATGATGACGTTGATAGGCTGCAGGTGTACAGGCAGGAATGTCAAAGCTGAGCAGTACTAATAACCCGATAACTTCTTTTCGGCACGCCCCTATGTGCCCGAAACCTTTACAACGACAAAACAATCTGTCTACTTGTCTTACCAGTGTGCCAACTGATATTGAGCCGGAAGGGCTCACTAATCTTGGTGATCCTGACGAGCCGTTGGCTGTCAGGACGAGCTAAGTAAAATAGCTCAATCACCAAAGATCTTAAGGTGACTATAGCGGTGGGGATCACCTCTTCCCATTCCGAACAGAGCAGTTAAGCCCACATGCGCTGATGGTACTGGGGTAAAACCCGGGAGAGTAAGTCGTTGCCTATTTTTTATCCCTAAGCCCCGTAACCCTACGGGGCTTTTTTATTTTTAACCATCAACAACTTTTGCGAATAGATGGGTTACGTTGATTAACTTTAGCTTCTGCTAAACTGATTTGCAACTGTAGTGAAGAAAACTCCAATTTTTTTAACGGTACTCCTGATTCTTGCTATTGGACTAGGCACTACTTTTTATCTTAAGCTCTATCAAAAGAAGGATTTAACTGTTTGGGATGTTATGCCCTCTCAGACAGTACTTGTTTTTGAGGTTGGTGAATGTGAAGAATGTTTGCAATCAATAAGAGGCACAGCTTTGCTAACAGCGCTTACGGAAAGTATTTTTCAGGGTTACAGGAAAGCTCAATTAACTAAGCTTATTTCTAATTTCTTAGAGCCTAAGAATAGCCCAGTTATTTCTTTACATGTAGTTAAGAAAGATGATTTTGATTTTATTTTTTATGCCCCATTGAGCAAATCGAATCAGATAGAGTTGCAATTGAAGGAATTAGAGGGGGAAGCCAAAAAATTTTCACAACGAGAATTTAATGGTGTTCAAATAAAGGAACTTCCTATTGACGATAAGCTTTTTTCCTGGGTTGCTATTGATGGCATATGGGTTGGCAGTTTTACACCATTTCTGGTTGAAGATGTAATCCGAACTTATAAATCTGATAGAAGTTTAATCTTTAAAAATGATATTCGTGAGGTCGCGCTCTTGCCAACTGTAAAAAATGATGCAGGGAATATTTATATCAATTTGAAAGAGTTTAGTAATTGGTTGACGGTTTTTTCTGACAACCAGTCTACACTGACTACGGTGGGGCAAGGAGCTGTTCTGGATATTAAACAGCGTCAAGGAAACTTAACTTTAAATGGATTTTCGATTGCCAACAATGAGGATCAAAATATGTTGTTGTCAAGCTTGAAACAACAAACTCCTGTGCCATTTATGTTAAAGAGTTTAATTTCCAACCGATCGGTACTTGTAACCAGCTTCGGTATAAGTGATGGTTCTGAGCTTTTTAAGAACATTGAATTATCCAGGCGAAAAGATATTCAGGATTCTATCCAATCATTTTCTAATGTTGATCTTGAGTCTATCTTCTCAGGGTTGGGAAAAGAGATTGTAACCTGTTATTTGGAGTCTGGCGGTCAGTCCATGGCACGTGTTGTTTTATTCAGTTCATCCAATTCAAAGGAATGGTTGAAGTCTTTTGATTTACTTTCAAAAGCATCTGAAAAGGGAGATTCACTTTATATTGAACGTTTTTCTTCATATGAAATACGACAAATTGAAATAAACAATTTACCAGAAAAGCTTTTTAAGCCATTGGTTAATGGATTCAGGCAGATTTATTACACCAATATTGATAACACAATACTTTTTTCTGATCGTGTTGATGAATTGCGAAAGTTTTTAGATGACATTGACAAAGAAGAAGTTTGGGGAAAATCAGTTTACTATAACCAATTCCTTGAATCAACATTGCTTGAATCAAATTACAGTATTTATATAAATACACCCCGGGCGCTGGCTGCTGTTTCAAACAGCCTAAACACCAAATGGAATAAAGTTTATTCTTCTACAAACCGAAGTTATTTTAATGCCATTGGTTTGGGTGCTATACAGTTTAGCCATTTGAATGAGAACTTTTACACTAATATTGCATGGTCGTTTAATCCGCAAAGTGATGTTGGTAGAAACGAGCCTCAAGAGATTCGCGATCGCTTACAGGTGAATCTGGATTATGCCATTGCTTCTAAACCCTTTGTTGTTCGAAACCATGCTTCAAAGCGCGATGAGTATGTTTTGCAGGATTCTCTTTTTGTACTTCATTATTTTTCAACAGACGGTAAGCGCCAATGGAAGAAAGAGATTCAAAGCAAGTTAGTTGGGACTGTTGTACAGATTGATTACCTGAATAATAATAAGCTTCAACTGTTCCTGGTAACAGCCGGTAAGATTCATGTAATTGACCGACTTGGTAATTATGTTAACCCATTCCCGGTTTCCGTCCCACAGCAGAATATTGAGTTTGTAAGTGTGATTGACTATGATAATAGTAAGAAATACAGATTTTTGATTTCAGAGAAAACCGGAAAGCTGTGGATGTACGATCAGGAAGGCCGGAATTTAGAGGGTTGGAAGCCAAGAAATGTGGAAGGTCCGTTGGTAACAGCCCCGAGTCATCATCGCATACGGGGTAAGGATTTTATTTTGGCTGTTCGTCAGGATGGATGGGCATACCTGATGAACCGAAGAGGCGAAAATATAAAGGGCTTTCCGCTTAACCTGGACATGCGCCCCGGTGGAACTTATTTTCTTGAGCAAGGTAATACATTGGCTGCTTCGAATTTTGTCATCGTTTCAAAAGATGGTGTTAAAGTGAAGTTTAATGTTGAAGGCACTATTTCAAGCCGCGAACCTTTAATCCGAACCTCAGTTGATGACCAGTTTTCTTTAATAGCCGAGAATAATAATCGGTTTTATGTGATTGCACGACAGAACGCCAAGGAATTGACACTATTGAATGAAAACGGAAAGGCTATACTCGTTAACGAATTTGTAGGTAAGAATCAGGTTGATATCCAATACTATTCTTTTGGTTCTGGAAACGACTATATCGTTGTCTCTGATAAAATTCAGGATCTGAGTTATGTGTACGATGGAACAGGACGGTTGCTAACCCCAATTCCATTAGAATCGACAGGAATTACTTTGAAGCAAGAGAATCAAAAGGTTTCCGCCATTTATGTTAATGATAAAACGCTGACGATACTTCCTTTGTGAGATTCGGCTGCTTGCTCATCGGGTACAAAATTTTTTTAGCTTAGCCTTTTCCCCTCATCTTCTCCAGTTGATCCCACATATCGCCTGGTATCATTTCCAAATGGCTGAATTCACCTCCGTTGCGCAGCCACTCACCGCCATCAATAGTTATAACTTCTCCATTTACATAGGCTGAATAATCGGACATTAAATAAGCCGCCAAGTTGGCCAGTTCCTGATGTTCACCCACACGCTTTAAAGGTATGCGTGATGCGGGGTCGAACTTTTTAACTAATTCGCCAGGTAAGAGCCGGCTCCAGGCGCCTTCCGTTGGAAATGGCCCCGGTGCAATGGCATTACTTCGTATGTTATACCTGGCCCATTCAACGGCCAGCGATCGGGTTAATGCCAAAACACCAGCTTTGCCACAAGCTGAAGGCACTACATACCCTGAACCTGTCCATGCATATGTGGTTACGATATTCAAAAATACACCAGGTTGCTTTTTGGCGATCCAGTTCTTGCCTGCTGCCAGGGTTGTGTAGTAGGTTCCTTTCAGAACAATATCGACTACGATATCGAAAGCGCGATGCGAAAGCCGCTCCGTTGGACTAATAAAATTACCTGCTGCGTTATTCAGCACGCCATGGATTTGACCGAATGTTGCTTCTGCCTGACTAACTACGTTTTCAATTTCTTCATACTTGCGCACATCGCAAGGCACAGCCAAAACGTTACCACCGGTTTGCTGCATCAGTTCATTTGCTGCTTTTTCCAGTACATCTTTTTTCCGGCTGGTAATCACCAGGTTTGCACCAAGTTCAAGCATGTATTTGCCCATGCTCCTGCCCAAGCCTGTTCCGCCTCCGGTTATAATAATGGTTTTGCCTTTAAATGATCCGGGTTTTAGCATGCCTTCCATACGGTATTCAGATTAAAGTTTATTTTATCCTAAAATAGAGTAGTTAATTTAAAAGATATGGATTGGCAATACTTTTTTTAATGGTGGTATTCTTTTGATATTTGCTGCATAATTTTTTAAACGATGAAAACAACCCTTTATATTTTTGCTTTTACAATTTTAGTTATGCAGTCGTGTGTGGTTACCAAGAAAAAATATGACGACATACTAGCCCAAAAGGTAAGGTTAGAGGCTGACCTTGCGGATAAGACATCGCAACTTGAAAAGGCCAATGCTGACCTGGAAAAGCTTGATGGGCAGGTTAAAAAGCTTGCCTCGGACACTTCAAGCCTGGGTGACGATGTGCGAACGAAGGCTGCACGTTTGGCAGAGTTGGATAAGGAATACAATCAGCTTAATGCGTATTATAAAAATCTGTTAACCAGTAGTGGCAAGCTTAACCGCGACATGGCCCAACAGCAGGAACAATTGCTGGCCATACAGGCCAATCTTGACCGTACCAAAAGAATGAATGATTCATTGAGCGTTAGCCTTACTGAACGTGAAAGGAAGGTGAAGGAATTGGAAAATGTTTTG is part of the Cyclobacteriaceae bacterium genome and harbors:
- a CDS encoding SDR family oxidoreductase translates to MEGMLKPGSFKGKTIIITGGGTGLGRSMGKYMLELGANLVITSRKKDVLEKAANELMQQTGGNVLAVPCDVRKYEEIENVVSQAEATFGQIHGVLNNAAGNFISPTERLSHRAFDIVVDIVLKGTYYTTLAAGKNWIAKKQPGVFLNIVTTYAWTGSGYVVPSACGKAGVLALTRSLAVEWARYNIRSNAIAPGPFPTEGAWSRLLPGELVKKFDPASRIPLKRVGEHQELANLAAYLMSDYSAYVNGEVITIDGGEWLRNGGEFSHLEMIPGDMWDQLEKMRGKG